In Tumebacillus amylolyticus, the sequence AACGCCCGCCGTGTAGCCGAACCGCTTCGACACCTCCAAGAGCTGTCCGAGCAACACCCCGGCATCCAGCCCTTGCAGGCGATACGCGAAGTTGTTGTATTTGAAGAAGTTTTTCCAAAACATCGTCGAGACGAACACCGCCCCCCAACAAGCGTCGAGGTCACACCGTCCGCCGAGAGCCCGCCCCAGAACCTCGTCAAACTTCCCTTCCCGCAACAGCACCAAACGATGATGGGCAGCGCTGTAGTGATAGACGCCGGTCGGCACGCCATCCGTTTTCAAATACACGTACAACTCGCTCGGATACAAGCCCCCGCCCGAAGGAAAAAACCGCCGAAACTTCATCCCATACCCGGAGTCGCTGGCTTGCATCAGGCCGTTGACATACCACAGAAAGTGGCCGACTTCACGAAGCGAGGGCGTCCCGGACGCTTTTTTCCCCGGGAGCGTGAGAGGGACTTCCGCAGACAGCGGGAATTGCGGGAGCCCTCGGTACAGTTTGTAGAGCAGCGGCGAGTCGTCCCAATCCACTTGCCAGTCGGAGGGACGAATCCGGTCAACGTCATAGTGCAACGCGTGTAAAAAAGCATCGGGATTCATCTCGGTCCCCCCTTTATGGAAACGGGTGTGGGTGCGGGTTGAGTTGTCGGCGGGTCAGCTTTTTCTTGGCATACCCGAGTTGTGCGGGAACCTTCAATACGCGCTCAAGCCCTTTGACGCGCACCAGATGGTGTCCAAACGTCATCGGCAACATCCCCGGGATCAGCACTTTTACGCAAGAGAGCCCGTTTCGACTCACCTCCGGTGTCGTCTGATCCACCACGATCACTTCCAGATTCAACTTGCGGAACACGTCGAGCAAGTCCCGCACATCGTCTGTCAAATCGGCCCGCTGCTCTCTCCGCGAAAAAGCCTCCTCGACCGTCTGCACCGGTCGGTCGGCATCCAACAAAAAGTGGAGCCGCTCCTCTGCTTCGGGCAAACCGTAGAGTTGCATGTGATCGTCCATCTCCTGCACGAGAGCCGAATTGCGGAACATCCGCCCGCATTTCTCCCGATTGGCTTCGAACTTGTGATCAAGCACCCGCATCATCCCCGCCAACTCGTGGACGGCGCTTTTGATCGCTCGAAGCGGGTCGAGGTGGGCTCCTGCGGCGCAGATTAGGTTAAGCCCTTGCCCCCTGCGGTTTTTCGCCAGCGCGAAGATGCTCGGGATGCCGTTCTCCATCGTGGCGTTGAAGAGATGGAGATCGTACCCGCCGACCACACGCAGACGGTGGATCATCCATTGCAATTCGGTGTCTTGCACAGAATCGAGGTCCAACCGAGGCAAAGGCAGTTGCGCGTACCACGTCATGAGAAACGCATCGCGCTCCACCACTTCGAGCAACCCGTAAAAAATCGCCTCTTCCAAACTTCCGCCCAGCGCACAACCGTTCGACGTCTCATAGACGAAACCGTCGCCCTGACCCAAGCTGTAGTAGGCGAGCAACTCCGGCACGAGAATCGGGCGTTCGCGGGTGAACGAGTAGCCCCACACCCAATCCAGAGGCGAATTCGGGTCGTAGGCGCGAAACGGGAAGCCGGGGCGGTCGTATTGATTTTTCTCATGAACCCCGACGCGAGCAGGGTTCAACGCATGTGCCGCCAGATAGCGATAGGAGCCGCGGACGACCGTTCGCTTCGCATGAGGGGCGACTCCGCAGAACCGCTCCAACCCTTCCAAGATGCCCGTCAGTTTGCTCTCGGCATAGGAATGCGTGCGTCCTGCGGTGACTTCGTTGGTGTGCAACAGAGGCAGATTCACCGTGACGGCGGCGAAGGGAGAGACCAAGTCTTGCAGGTCGTCGTTGAGGAATCCGACTTCGTGATCGAGATACTCACGGAGCAGCGCATCCTTCAACTGCTCCATGGAACGGGTGCGAAATCCGGTTGCGCTGAGCTTCGGATTGGGTTGCAACGCGATCCGCGCCGCCTCTGCCGTATCCTCAGGCCGATTCCCGCAAACTGGGCACAAGGAATCGGGCAGCAAGAAATGCCGAGAGCTCTTCAACGTGCTCATGTTCGCCAAAAAAACATGCCCCGCCAACTGAGCCTCTCGACCTTGCAACACTCTCTGCACGTCGGCCGTCAGCACGTGAGCCAAGTGGGACAGCGCCGTCCGGGAAGCCAACGGGTCACGGTCCAACCCTCCGTGTTGCTCCAAGAGGTGCAGAATTTGCAAGGACTCCTCACGATCTCCACCCGCCATCAGCCGCCGCCAATCGGCACAGCGGGGGCAGCCCGGTTGATCGGGTTGGACGAGCGGGCCGAGCACCCCCTCTCCCAGCTGCACACAGCCGCGTACCCAAGGAACGCCGAGTTCTTGGAAGACGGCATGTGCTTTGGCATCGAGAGCGGGATGCCAAGCATCGTGCAACAACAGGGCGAGATCGGCCGTCTGCTCCTCACTCTCCGTCCGTTTCGGCCAATCGGAGTGCCGAACGACCTGGCAAGAGTCGGACAGCAATTCGCAGACTTTGTCTGCCAAAATTCCTACGCCAAGCACCCACACCACATGGCTCACGGAGATTCCTCCTCTCGCAACGCCACTCCAACCACGCCGGCCAGCACTTGTTGTAAAAATGGCTCCTGTGCCAAATCGAACGCGAGGACCTTCTTGCCATGCTCTCTCAAAACTTGCAGAGCCGACAAGACCGTGTCCGTTGAAAAACCAACTTCACGGGCAGGGATCATGAGACTTCCCGACGATTGCGAGCCGGGTGACACGTCTGAGACGCTCGACCCAAGTTGTACGGAATCAATGTCCCCTGCACCATAAAACTTCGCATCTTCTGTGACGTTATGTTCAACTTCCGCACTTCGCATGACGGTTTTTTGCAAGGCTTTTTCGAGTGCATTTCGCATTGCCATCGTTTCGTGCAACCCGATTCCCCAGAAGCTGTGTCCGTTCGTTTTTACCCAAAGAGTTGGGAACCCCCAGATCTTTGGGCCGCAGCCAATGACGGGGGCTCCGTTTGCAATCGTCAGGGCTTGCAACTCGTACAGGCATCGCTCGTCTGCAATGGTGAGCAGATCTACAGATCGCTTTTTCATGGAAGTCTCTCGTTCCCGACTCGCAAGTTCCGCCTCCAAGCACTTCTGCACCCCGCGACCGACTGCTTCTGCAAGCGTCAAGCCAGCCCCGACTCCCAAGAATTCCTCCTGTGAAACACCCCGCGCCACATACGCTTCCAATCCTGCAAGCCCCGCCTCCCGCCGTGCTTCTTCATGCGTGAGCCCGAGGCAGACTTCGCTTGGCAACAAATCCGCCAACCCGTTGGATTGAAGATCGACCGCTTGCACCCGACATTGCGCCATCGGGAGTTGCTGCAACTCCCCCTCTTCCCACGTGTGCAAGATGCCGCTCACATTCGACGTCAAGTGGCGGAACGCATAAAACCAACTTCTCGACTCCTCCTCCCGCGCCCCCCTCGTCTCTTGCGCCAACTTCTCCGCAAGCCCCGCAATCTCCTGAACAGCGCCCCTCTCCGTATAGGGTAGAAACCCGTGCCAATTGCCCTCCAACGTCTCCAAGTTCAACAGGAAAAACCCCTGTTCCCGCACGAACTCGTTCACACCCGCAGCCGTCTTCATCAGCTCGAAGACCACTACATTTGCAAGCAACGCCTCTGCGGTCGGAGAAGGAAAGTGCGCCTTGGGATCGCGACAGACCGCCGCGCGATGAATCCGCCGCCACGCCGACTCCCAATCGGACGAGAGGTTTGGATGCACCAACGGCCCGACCAGACCGACTTGCTCCACATACATCGCGGGAAGCAACGCTTTTCCCTGCTGACGACACAGCGATTGCAGCGCCCGTACGAGCTCGACGTCACCCGTACCCGACACGTACAGAATCCAATCATGCGCCGCCACCGCTTCCTCAAGCGGCAGGGTGACTTCCCGGAGCACCGACTTCGAATCCGTCAGCCTCGCATGCTCTTGCAACTCCACCAACCTCTCCCGCGACGTCGGCTCTGCATCCAGAATCAGCAGATGCACCTCTTGCAACCCGGCATCCAACAACGCCCCCGCCATCGTGACCAAAAAAGGTCCTGCTCCGACCACCAACACCCGCGCCTGCCGAAACTCTTGAAACCGACGAGCCCCCGAATGCCCCCTTACATCTAAATACTCAATCTGTGCCGCGTACCTTTGCACCACTTCATCCGACAGTTGATGCGGCAAATTTCGGTTCACATCCCGCACGATGCCGTTTTCATACAGCACCTCTGCAAGTTCAAAGATCCGATTGCGGTGTTGCTCCGGCAGATCCTCGGTCAAATCGGCCAGGCTATGTGCGCCGTTGAACAGCGGCATCAATTTCTCTATCCATTGCTGGATGTCACGGCCCTGCATCCGAAACGAGCCCGCGTGATTCCGAAAATACACGCCTCCGTTTCGATCCGGCAAAAAAAACGTGCCCCCCGCCACTTTCAAACACATAGAAGGATGTACCGTGCTCATGCTGCTCCTCCAATCTGTAGGGTGATGTAGGATATATAAAAAGAGAAGAGCCCCTGTATGCAAGCCCATAACTTGTCCATACAAGGGCAATCCTTCTCAGTTGGAACCGTCAGCCGAATCGACTGCGCGTTGAACTATCGGCGAATCAGACCGCCGCCGCCACCGCCGCCGCCGCCTCCACAGAGACCGCCGCCACCGCCGCCACCGCCGCCACCGCCGCCGCCGCCTCCACAGAGACCGCCGCCGCCACCGCCGCCGCCTCCACAGAGACCACCGCCGCCTCCGCCGCCGCCTCCACAGAGACCACCGCCGCCTCCGCCGCCGCCGCCTCCACAGAGACCACCGCCGCCGCCTCCGCAACGACCACCGCCGCCACCTCCGCAGAGACCGCCGCCGCCACCTCCGCAAAGACCGCCGCCGCCGCCTCCGCAAAGACCGCCGCCGCCACCTCCGCAACGACCACCGCCGCCACCTCCGCAGAGACCGCCGCCGCCGCCTCCGCAGAGACCGCCGCCGCCACCTCCGCAGAGTCCGCCGCCTCCGCCTCCGCAGAGACCGCCGCCGCCACCTCCGCAGAGGCCGCCGCCGCCTCCACCTCCGCCACAGGCGAACACGGGAATTGCATCGAGGTCACCTTTTTTGGTAACAGGTGCCAGATGTTCTGCTTGGAACTCCCCAACCTTCAAGTTGCGGAGTTCTTTTTTGAAATCACTCATGTCCTCAGACCTCCAAAATAGTTTGTAATTCGTACTCAACCAAATGTGCGAAAAGTTGAGATACCTTCACGTTATGTGAAGTGAAGGCGTTTTGAACTCCTCCAAACATCCAATTCTGCGCACTATCTACTAAAAAAACGTTAGCGTCGTCCAACCCCTCCGCCGCCACCGCCCCCTCCGTTGATCCCGCCACCACCGCCGGAACCGCCGTTTCCAAGCTCGTTGGAATCGTCGGTTCGGTTGGTCACCGTCACATTGGAGGGGTTGACACGCACATTGATCACGACGTTGAGGGTTTCTTTGCCACGACGAATCCGCTTTTTGACACGAATCACTTTGCCTTTGCGTTTGCCTTTCATCGCCACACACCCCCTCACTTTTCTAGCTACTATAAATTATTCAGAATGCTTTACTTGCGAAACGGACAAGTATCTTGGGAAACACAACATATTCCAGACTTCTTGAGAGACAATAAAAAAAG encodes:
- a CDS encoding TOMM precursor leader peptide-binding protein encodes the protein MSHVVWVLGVGILADKVCELLSDSCQVVRHSDWPKRTESEEQTADLALLLHDAWHPALDAKAHAVFQELGVPWVRGCVQLGEGVLGPLVQPDQPGCPRCADWRRLMAGGDREESLQILHLLEQHGGLDRDPLASRTALSHLAHVLTADVQRVLQGREAQLAGHVFLANMSTLKSSRHFLLPDSLCPVCGNRPEDTAEAARIALQPNPKLSATGFRTRSMEQLKDALLREYLDHEVGFLNDDLQDLVSPFAAVTVNLPLLHTNEVTAGRTHSYAESKLTGILEGLERFCGVAPHAKRTVVRGSYRYLAAHALNPARVGVHEKNQYDRPGFPFRAYDPNSPLDWVWGYSFTRERPILVPELLAYYSLGQGDGFVYETSNGCALGGSLEEAIFYGLLEVVERDAFLMTWYAQLPLPRLDLDSVQDTELQWMIHRLRVVGGYDLHLFNATMENGIPSIFALAKNRRGQGLNLICAAGAHLDPLRAIKSAVHELAGMMRVLDHKFEANREKCGRMFRNSALVQEMDDHMQLYGLPEAEERLHFLLDADRPVQTVEEAFSRREQRADLTDDVRDLLDVFRKLNLEVIVVDQTTPEVSRNGLSCVKVLIPGMLPMTFGHHLVRVKGLERVLKVPAQLGYAKKKLTRRQLNPHPHPFP
- a CDS encoding putative thiazole-containing bacteriocin maturation protein: MSTVHPSMCLKVAGGTFFLPDRNGGVYFRNHAGSFRMQGRDIQQWIEKLMPLFNGAHSLADLTEDLPEQHRNRIFELAEVLYENGIVRDVNRNLPHQLSDEVVQRYAAQIEYLDVRGHSGARRFQEFRQARVLVVGAGPFLVTMAGALLDAGLQEVHLLILDAEPTSRERLVELQEHARLTDSKSVLREVTLPLEEAVAAHDWILYVSGTGDVELVRALQSLCRQQGKALLPAMYVEQVGLVGPLVHPNLSSDWESAWRRIHRAAVCRDPKAHFPSPTAEALLANVVVFELMKTAAGVNEFVREQGFFLLNLETLEGNWHGFLPYTERGAVQEIAGLAEKLAQETRGAREEESRSWFYAFRHLTSNVSGILHTWEEGELQQLPMAQCRVQAVDLQSNGLADLLPSEVCLGLTHEEARREAGLAGLEAYVARGVSQEEFLGVGAGLTLAEAVGRGVQKCLEAELASRERETSMKKRSVDLLTIADERCLYELQALTIANGAPVIGCGPKIWGFPTLWVKTNGHSFWGIGLHETMAMRNALEKALQKTVMRSAEVEHNVTEDAKFYGAGDIDSVQLGSSVSDVSPGSQSSGSLMIPAREVGFSTDTVLSALQVLREHGKKVLAFDLAQEPFLQQVLAGVVGVALREEESP